In a single window of the Eshraghiella crossota genome:
- the proC gene encoding pyrroline-5-carboxylate reductase: MNTFGFIGVGNMGKAMLNGVLRVYNPNQVMITDASEMLRNNVAKETGVAVAETNIELANSVKYIILAVKPQCYDEVIRSINNVVTAEKIIISLAPGITTDYIQNKFSAQVRIVRCMPNTPALIGEGMTGVSYNPKEFDLEEMDVIAQFFSSFGKFRIVDEKLLNTVTCVSGSSPAYVYMFIEALADSAVKYGMSRNDAIEFAAMTVKGAADMVLTTKEHPAVLKDRVCSPAGTTIAGVAALEENGFRHSIIAATDKCYEKCTGLK; encoded by the coding sequence ATGAATACATTTGGTTTTATTGGCGTTGGCAATATGGGTAAAGCTATGTTAAATGGTGTTTTGAGAGTGTATAATCCTAATCAGGTAATGATAACGGATGCGTCTGAAATGCTTAGAAATAATGTGGCAAAAGAGACAGGTGTTGCGGTGGCAGAGACTAATATAGAGCTTGCCAACAGTGTAAAATATATAATTCTCGCTGTGAAACCACAATGCTATGATGAAGTTATAAGAAGTATTAATAATGTTGTTACCGCTGAGAAGATAATAATATCCCTTGCACCGGGTATAACAACAGACTACATACAGAACAAATTCAGTGCACAGGTAAGAATTGTAAGATGCATGCCTAACACACCGGCTTTAATCGGTGAAGGAATGACAGGCGTATCCTATAATCCAAAGGAATTTGACCTTGAAGAAATGGATGTTATCGCACAGTTCTTCAGCTCATTTGGCAAATTCAGAATAGTTGACGAGAAATTACTCAATACGGTGACCTGCGTATCGGGAAGTTCACCTGCCTATGTATATATGTTTATTGAAGCTTTGGCAGACAGTGCCGTTAAATACGGGATGTCAAGGAACGATGCCATTGAATTTGCGGCAATGACCGTCAAAGGTGCGGCGGATATGGTTCTTACCACCAAGGAACATCCTGCAGTATTAAAAGACAGGGTATGTTCACCGGCAGGAACAACTATTGCCGGAGTTGCGGCTCTTGAAGAGAATGGATTCAGACATTCCATTATAGCAGCTACCGATAAATGTTACGAAAAATGTACAGGGCTTAAATAA
- a CDS encoding undecaprenyl-diphosphate phosphatase, whose product MSLTELVKIVVLGIVEGITEWLPVSSTGHLILFGQFLNLKSGQEFINMFNVVIQLGAILAVVVIYFKKLWPVSKNNGTAKLCWDKDKLWLWLKIIVACIPSAVIGLLFEDKIDAIMTSPYIVAATLIIYGIVFIVVENINKNKEFKITSLKEITFRTALIIGLFQVLALIPGTSRSGVTIIGAMLIGTARTEAAEFTFFLGIPTMFGASLLKIFSFLKDGGGFSGPEAIYLFVGMVVSFAVSIIVIRFLMSFIKKHDFKPFGIYRIVLGLAVIAFLVFA is encoded by the coding sequence TCCTGGGTATTGTTGAGGGAATCACGGAGTGGCTTCCTGTCAGCAGCACAGGACATCTTATTCTATTCGGGCAGTTTCTTAATCTTAAATCAGGCCAGGAATTTATCAATATGTTTAATGTTGTTATCCAGCTTGGTGCCATTCTTGCCGTTGTAGTAATATATTTTAAGAAACTCTGGCCTGTAAGTAAGAATAACGGGACGGCTAAGCTTTGCTGGGATAAGGATAAGTTATGGTTGTGGCTCAAAATCATAGTTGCCTGTATTCCGTCAGCGGTTATCGGTTTACTTTTTGAGGATAAGATTGATGCCATAATGACAAGCCCATATATTGTTGCGGCAACTCTTATCATATATGGTATCGTTTTTATCGTAGTTGAGAATATTAACAAAAATAAAGAATTTAAGATTACAAGTCTTAAAGAAATTACATTCAGGACGGCACTTATTATAGGTCTCTTTCAGGTACTTGCATTGATTCCCGGAACTTCAAGATCCGGAGTAACGATAATCGGTGCGATGCTTATCGGAACGGCAAGGACAGAAGCTGCAGAATTTACATTTTTCCTTGGAATACCTACAATGTTCGGTGCAAGTCTTCTTAAGATATTTAGTTTTCTTAAGGACGGCGGCGGATTTTCGGGACCGGAAGCAATATACCTTTTTGTAGGTATGGTTGTTTCTTTTGCCGTATCCATAATTGTAATCAGATTCCTTATGTCATTTATCAAAAAACATGATTTCAAACCATTTGGAATTTACAGAATTGTACTGGGATTAGCAGTAATTGCGTTTCTGGTATTTGCATAA
- a CDS encoding NUDIX hydrolase: MADMQRIKRELKYAGAVVDVYADTMKFKNGNTEVWDTVLHKKGAAAVIPVLPDGRIILVRQYRNALDKEVLEIPAGCKDSPDEESIVCAARELEEETGYHSDCLEKLFTISTTVAVFGETFDVFVATNLVHTKSNPDPNEFINVEIHDIDELAGMIYSGRIQDGKTIAAILAYKDKYIKA, translated from the coding sequence ATGGCAGATATGCAGAGAATCAAAAGGGAATTAAAGTATGCGGGTGCTGTTGTTGATGTGTATGCCGATACAATGAAATTTAAAAACGGCAATACGGAGGTATGGGATACCGTTCTTCATAAAAAAGGAGCGGCAGCTGTTATTCCGGTATTACCTGATGGCAGGATAATTCTTGTAAGGCAATACAGAAATGCCCTTGATAAGGAAGTTCTTGAAATCCCTGCAGGATGTAAGGATTCACCTGATGAAGAATCCATAGTATGTGCGGCAAGGGAATTAGAGGAAGAGACGGGATATCATTCAGACTGTCTTGAAAAACTGTTTACAATTTCAACAACAGTTGCAGTATTTGGAGAGACTTTTGATGTGTTTGTTGCGACTAATCTCGTCCACACAAAAAGCAATCCTGATCCTAACGAGTTTATTAATGTAGAAATACATGATATTGATGAGCTTGCAGGCATGATATATAGCGGCCGGATACAGGATGGTAAAACAATAGCTGCCATACTTGCATATAAAGATAAGTATATAAAAGCATAA
- a CDS encoding amino acid adenylation domain-containing protein — MYNVLTFLENSSLNYPDKTAVKDNNSEITYKELVINAKRIGTFLSEYDVRRKPVVVYGNKSVRVLTTFFGIVYAGGFYVLIDPSFPKERVMKIFNVLKPSVVITDEDKFDRIRECEYKGTVLDINSVEKDIDEAVLSTIRKNALDTDPLYGIFTSGSTGDPKCVVVCHRSVIDFINVFTETFGITDKDVIGNQAPFDFDVSVKDIYSCIKTGATLIIIPKEYFMFPNNVCDMLDDNNVTTLIWAVSALCLLNRLHGLKYKAPHAINKIMFSGEMMPVKQLNAWRSYYKDAMFVNLYGPTEITCNCTYYIIDREYSDDEKLPMGNAFLNEHVFLLDDDNSEITDKNIPGEVCVSGTALALGYYNNKEATAKAFVQNPLNDNFNELIYKTGDLAYYNDEGMFVFSGRKDFQIKHMGHRIELEEVDIAIGSICGIDRVCTFFDEAKNKMVSFYVGGIDKAELIAELKTKVPDFMVPNLFMQIDEMPLTKNGKIDRNTLKEIYRGGRK, encoded by the coding sequence ATGTACAATGTATTGACATTTCTGGAAAATTCTTCATTGAACTATCCGGATAAAACAGCAGTAAAAGATAATAATTCAGAAATAACATATAAAGAACTTGTTATAAATGCAAAAAGAATAGGAACATTTTTATCTGAATATGACGTCAGGAGGAAACCTGTTGTTGTATATGGCAATAAAAGTGTCAGGGTTCTTACCACATTCTTTGGGATTGTATATGCAGGAGGGTTTTATGTTTTAATAGACCCATCTTTCCCAAAAGAAAGAGTTATGAAGATATTCAACGTACTTAAGCCTTCTGTTGTCATAACAGATGAGGACAAGTTTGATAGAATCAGGGAATGTGAGTACAAAGGAACAGTTCTTGATATTAATTCTGTTGAAAAAGATATTGATGAAGCCGTGCTTTCCACAATAAGAAAGAACGCACTTGACACAGACCCTTTGTACGGTATATTTACATCCGGCTCAACGGGGGACCCAAAATGCGTTGTGGTATGCCATAGGTCGGTAATTGATTTTATTAATGTGTTTACAGAGACATTCGGAATAACGGATAAAGATGTAATCGGCAATCAGGCACCATTTGATTTTGATGTGTCTGTTAAAGACATATATTCGTGCATAAAGACCGGTGCAACACTTATCATTATCCCTAAGGAATATTTTATGTTCCCTAATAATGTATGTGATATGCTTGATGATAATAATGTTACAACATTAATCTGGGCAGTATCGGCACTTTGCCTGTTAAACAGACTTCACGGACTTAAATATAAGGCACCCCACGCAATTAACAAGATTATGTTCAGCGGTGAAATGATGCCTGTTAAACAGCTTAATGCGTGGAGAAGCTATTACAAAGACGCTATGTTTGTTAATTTGTACGGACCTACAGAAATAACATGTAACTGTACATATTACATAATAGACAGGGAATACAGCGATGACGAGAAACTTCCTATGGGCAATGCTTTTCTTAATGAACACGTTTTCCTGTTAGATGATGATAATTCTGAAATAACCGATAAGAATATTCCGGGAGAAGTGTGTGTGTCAGGAACTGCACTTGCCCTTGGTTATTACAACAACAAGGAAGCTACAGCAAAAGCATTTGTACAGAATCCGTTAAATGATAATTTTAACGAACTTATATACAAGACAGGTGATCTGGCATACTACAATGATGAAGGTATGTTTGTATTTTCGGGTAGAAAAGATTTCCAGATAAAACACATGGGACACAGAATAGAACTTGAAGAAGTTGATATTGCCATCGGTTCAATATGCGGAATCGACAGGGTATGTACTTTCTTTGATGAAGCAAAGAATAAAATGGTATCATTTTATGTGGGCGGAATTGATAAAGCAGAACTTATTGCGGAATTAAAGACAAAAGTTCCTGATTTTATGGTTCCTAACCTTTTTATGCAGATAGATGAGATGCCGCTTACAAAGAATGGCAAAATAGACAGAAATACTCTTAAAGAGATATACAGAGGTGGCAGGAAATGA
- a CDS encoding aminotransferase class I/II-fold pyridoxal phosphate-dependent enzyme, whose amino-acid sequence MNYVEMSTEELKKLEAELSKQYDEYKSLNLKLDMSRGKPSPAQLDLTNGMLDVITSKTSLVTESGVDCRNYGVLEGIEEARKLMGDFLGVPAENVFVCGNASLNVMYDCVANSMLFGVMGSTPWCKLKNPVKFLCPVPGYDRHFKITELLGIEMINIPMTENGPDMDMVEKLVSSDSSIKGIWCVPKYSNPQGVVYSDETVKRFAALKPAAKDFRIYWDNAYALHYIYDESIEIPEILSECAKAGNPDLVYEFCSTSKVSFAGGGISALVSSKANLEWIRKRLTIQTISYDKINQYRHVLFFKDIDGIKAHMRKHAKFLRPKFDTVLEIFDKEINGTGAGSWTKPMGGYFISFETNEGCAKEVVAKCKEAGVVLTGAGAPFPYGKDPKDSVIRIAPSYPTLDELKQAAELFTLCVKLVTVRKILSER is encoded by the coding sequence ATGAATTACGTTGAAATGTCAACAGAAGAACTTAAGAAATTGGAAGCAGAGCTTAGCAAGCAGTATGATGAATATAAATCGCTGAACCTTAAGCTTGATATGTCAAGAGGTAAGCCATCACCTGCACAGCTTGATTTGACTAACGGTATGCTTGACGTAATAACATCAAAAACAAGCCTTGTAACAGAGTCAGGTGTTGACTGCAGAAATTACGGCGTGCTTGAAGGAATCGAGGAAGCAAGAAAATTAATGGGTGACTTTTTAGGTGTACCTGCGGAAAATGTATTTGTATGCGGTAATGCAAGCCTTAATGTTATGTATGACTGCGTGGCTAATTCGATGCTTTTCGGAGTAATGGGTTCAACACCATGGTGCAAATTAAAAAATCCGGTAAAATTCCTTTGCCCTGTTCCGGGTTATGACAGACATTTTAAAATAACAGAGCTCCTTGGAATTGAAATGATTAATATACCTATGACAGAGAATGGACCTGACATGGATATGGTTGAAAAACTTGTGTCATCTGACTCAAGCATTAAAGGCATCTGGTGTGTTCCTAAGTATTCTAATCCACAGGGCGTTGTGTACTCAGACGAGACGGTTAAGCGTTTTGCAGCGTTAAAGCCTGCTGCAAAGGATTTCAGAATATATTGGGATAATGCGTATGCACTTCACTATATTTACGATGAAAGTATTGAGATTCCTGAAATTCTTTCAGAATGTGCCAAGGCCGGTAACCCTGACCTGGTATATGAATTCTGTTCAACATCCAAAGTGAGTTTTGCAGGTGGTGGAATATCTGCACTTGTATCTTCAAAGGCTAATCTTGAATGGATTCGGAAGAGACTTACAATACAGACAATAAGTTACGATAAGATTAATCAGTACAGACATGTATTGTTTTTCAAAGATATTGACGGAATCAAGGCACACATGAGAAAACATGCGAAATTTTTAAGACCTAAATTTGATACAGTACTTGAGATATTCGATAAAGAAATAAACGGAACGGGCGCAGGTTCATGGACAAAGCCTATGGGCGGATATTTTATCTCATTTGAGACTAATGAAGGCTGTGCTAAAGAAGTTGTTGCAAAGTGCAAGGAAGCAGGCGTTGTTTTAACAGGTGCCGGAGCTCCATTCCCTTACGGAAAAGACCCTAAGGATTCCGTCATAAGAATCGCACCTTCATATCCTACACTGGATGAATTAAAGCAGGCAGCGGAATTATTTACACTTTGTGTAAAACTTGTTACAGTCCGTAAGATTCTTTCAGAAAGATAA
- a CDS encoding diaminopimelate decarboxylase family protein: MNKELIKECILKYGSPSYIFDLDALKERVLNIKKILGKDINICYAMKANPFIIEEMKDYIDRYEVCSPGEYEICQRHSVKKDVIIVSGVNKTYESMERIMSLCNGDGIFTIESAEHYDILSKVCKEKNIHIRVVIRLTSGNQFGIDKDMFKNILLQLKDNEYLDFAGIHYYSGTQKKLKKVIKEVAMLEEFAKELQDEYGVATDILEYGPGLLFNYFEGEETPSFGEQLSELKDILKNIKSFKHITLEMGRFIASECGYYCTEVVDRKCNNGSEYAIVDGGIHQINYYGQTLGMKKPFMDVITCNNSYELQKINICGSLCTVNDVILRDVSLPQLDKGDILIFKNCGAYSITEGMALFLSRELPAVIFYNKDTGFVRVRDRIGTHLINDGQ, from the coding sequence ATGAATAAGGAACTTATAAAGGAATGCATCTTAAAGTATGGTTCTCCTTCGTATATCTTCGACCTGGACGCATTAAAAGAAAGAGTTCTTAATATTAAAAAGATACTTGGTAAAGACATCAATATATGTTATGCGATGAAAGCCAATCCTTTTATCATCGAAGAAATGAAGGACTATATTGACAGATATGAAGTGTGCTCTCCGGGAGAATATGAGATATGCCAGAGACATTCTGTTAAAAAAGATGTGATAATTGTTTCAGGGGTTAATAAGACCTATGAATCAATGGAAAGAATCATGTCATTATGTAACGGAGATGGAATTTTTACAATAGAATCAGCGGAACATTATGATATACTTTCCAAGGTATGTAAAGAAAAAAATATCCATATCAGAGTTGTTATAAGACTTACAAGCGGTAATCAGTTTGGAATAGATAAAGATATGTTTAAAAACATACTTTTGCAGCTCAAAGACAACGAATATCTGGATTTTGCAGGAATACATTATTATTCGGGAACACAGAAAAAACTCAAAAAAGTAATAAAAGAAGTTGCCATGCTTGAGGAGTTCGCAAAGGAACTTCAGGATGAATATGGCGTTGCAACAGATATTCTGGAATACGGTCCTGGATTGTTATTCAATTATTTTGAAGGTGAGGAGACTCCATCCTTTGGGGAACAGTTATCCGAACTTAAAGACATATTAAAGAATATTAAATCATTTAAACATATAACACTTGAAATGGGCAGATTTATTGCATCTGAATGTGGTTATTATTGTACTGAGGTTGTGGACAGGAAATGTAATAACGGCAGTGAATATGCCATTGTTGACGGCGGTATACATCAGATTAATTATTACGGACAGACACTTGGCATGAAAAAGCCTTTTATGGATGTAATAACCTGTAACAATTCTTATGAATTGCAAAAAATTAATATTTGTGGTTCACTTTGTACCGTAAATGATGTAATATTAAGAGATGTAAGTCTTCCACAGTTAGATAAAGGAGATATCCTGATTTTTAAAAACTGTGGTGCTTATTCTATTACGGAGGGTATGGCGCTGTTTTTAAGCCGCGAACTTCCGGCAGTAATTTTTTATAATAAGGATACCGGATTTGTCAGAGTAAGGGATCGCATTGGAACACATCTGATTAATGACGGACAATAG
- a CDS encoding acyl carrier protein, whose protein sequence is MEELINILEEIVPGVDYENTTTLIDDHILDSFAILSLVSEIEDAFDVEIAPVELIPENFNSAKSLWAMIERLKEEE, encoded by the coding sequence ATGGAAGAACTTATTAATATTTTAGAGGAAATTGTACCTGGTGTTGATTACGAAAATACAACAACACTTATTGATGATCATATTCTTGATTCATTTGCTATTTTATCACTTGTATCAGAGATAGAGGATGCGTTTGATGTAGAAATCGCACCTGTAGAACTTATTCCTGAGAATTTCAATTCTGCTAAGAGCTTATGGGCCATGATTGAAAGACTTAAAGAGGAAGAATAG
- a CDS encoding delta-lactam-biosynthetic de-N-acetylase yields MAENNVRKKKKRKNTTTGLVLLVLVLTVIILGIILIIVNKLDKNNKNNNKVSLKTSKIEYEADGSDFKISPSDVLNGPSDKVSTAVIDSTSVNAKNVGEYEIKVTCDGNTYTVTVSVKDTKKPVIDVANTTQKVPAGQELEADKVITNITDATECKTGFVMADELDDVAGKIKSTVSFNEKGTYTVYAVAVDSAGNYSTLPVTVEVTEAVKVDYLNSGAEVKVDANTDFNKIDNKTIPFGFSNEDRDENNRPNGCNYYKTKYGKYAVDFIQPNSKYVFLTFDEGYEYGNTPEILDTLKEKNVKAVFFVTLPFAKSEPELIKRMIDEGHVIGNHTVTHPSAGLQSLSVEDQIKEIKDVHDYMLENYNYEMYLFRFPTGAFSEQSLAIVQSLGYRSVFWSFAHRDWVVDDQPDVGESLQKAINQAHGGEIFLLHGVSTTDTKMLGDLIDGLRAKGFKFGYYAKTN; encoded by the coding sequence ATGGCAGAAAATAATGTAAGAAAAAAGAAAAAAAGAAAAAATACTACAACGGGACTTGTGCTTCTTGTACTTGTTCTCACGGTTATAATACTTGGAATAATATTAATCATAGTTAATAAACTTGATAAGAATAATAAGAATAATAATAAAGTTTCATTAAAAACATCAAAGATTGAATATGAAGCGGACGGAAGCGATTTTAAAATAAGTCCTTCGGATGTTTTAAACGGACCTTCTGATAAGGTCAGCACAGCTGTAATTGACAGCACATCGGTTAATGCGAAGAATGTCGGCGAATACGAAATTAAGGTGACATGTGACGGTAATACTTATACAGTTACTGTTTCGGTAAAAGATACTAAAAAACCTGTAATTGATGTAGCCAATACAACACAAAAGGTTCCAGCGGGACAGGAACTTGAGGCTGACAAAGTAATAACCAATATAACAGATGCTACAGAATGCAAGACAGGTTTTGTTATGGCAGATGAACTTGATGATGTGGCCGGCAAGATTAAGTCCACTGTGTCATTTAATGAAAAGGGAACTTATACTGTATATGCTGTAGCAGTAGACAGTGCAGGTAATTACTCAACTCTGCCTGTAACCGTAGAAGTAACGGAAGCTGTCAAAGTTGATTATCTTAACAGCGGAGCAGAAGTAAAGGTTGATGCTAATACAGATTTTAACAAAATAGACAATAAGACAATTCCATTTGGTTTCAGCAATGAAGACAGGGATGAGAATAACAGGCCTAACGGCTGCAATTATTACAAGACCAAATATGGTAAATATGCCGTTGATTTCATACAGCCTAACAGCAAATATGTTTTCCTTACATTTGATGAAGGATATGAATATGGAAATACACCTGAAATTCTTGATACATTAAAGGAAAAGAATGTCAAAGCGGTATTTTTTGTTACACTTCCTTTCGCTAAATCAGAACCTGAACTTATCAAGAGAATGATAGATGAGGGACATGTAATAGGTAACCACACCGTAACTCATCCAAGTGCCGGACTTCAGTCACTTTCAGTTGAAGACCAGATTAAAGAAATAAAAGATGTTCATGACTATATGCTTGAAAATTACAACTATGAAATGTACCTTTTTAGATTTCCAACAGGTGCATTCAGTGAACAGAGTCTTGCAATTGTCCAGAGCCTTGGATATCGTTCTGTATTCTGGAGCTTTGCACATAGGGACTGGGTTGTTGATGACCAGCCGGATGTAGGCGAATCATTACAGAAAGCAATTAATCAGGCACATGGTGGTGAAATCTTCCTTTTGCACGGAGTATCAACTACCGATACAAAGATGCTCGGAGACCTTATTGACGGACTCAGGGCCAAAGGCTTTAAATTCGGTTACTATGCAAAGACAAATTAA